One Euphorbia lathyris chromosome 1, ddEupLath1.1, whole genome shotgun sequence DNA segment encodes these proteins:
- the LOC136221751 gene encoding serine/arginine-rich splicing factor SR45, whose product MAKPKRGRRSPAPGSGSSSRSKSRSRSLSGSDSRSSSRSRSLSSRSRSRSRSFSSSSSTSRSSRSRSPRPQKKSPAAEAVRRGRSPPPQTRKVSPPPRKASPIRESLVLHVDSLSRNVNEGHLKEIFNNFGEVVHVELAMDRTVNLPKGYGYVEFKTRADAEKALLYMDGAQIDGNVVRARFTLPPRQKVSPPPKPVPTAPKKDAPKTDITNADAEKDGPKRQRESPPHRKPPPPSPRRRSPIARRGGSPRRLPDSPPRRRADSPVRRRNESPYRRGDTPPRRRPASPGRGRSPSPPRRYRSPARGSPRRMRGSPIRRRSPPPRRRTPPRRARSPPRRSPLRRRSRSPIRRPARSRSRSFSPRRGRPPVARRGRSSSSSGSPSPRKVTRKISRSRSPRRPLRGRSTSNSSSSSSPPRKP is encoded by the exons ATGGCGAAGCCGAAGAGAGGCCGCCGCTCACCTGCGCCTGGTTCTGGATCTTCCTCCCGATCCAAGTCACGCTCACGCTCATTATCCGGTTCGGATTCTCGGTCTAGCTCTCGTTCTCGGTCCTTATCATCCAGGTCCAGGTCCCGCTCCAGATCGTTCTCTTCCTCGTCTTCTACTTCTCGCAGCTCTCGCAGCCGCAGCCCTCGTCCTCAGAAAAAGAG CCCTGCTGCGGAAGCGGTTCGACGAGGTCGTTCTCCACCTCCCCAAACCAGAAAAGTTTCTCCACCTCCAAG GAAGGCTTCTCCCATTCGCGAATCTCTTGTTCTTCATGTTGACTCACTCAGTAGAAATGTGAACGAGGGCCATTTAAAAGAAATATTCA ATAATTTTGGTGAAGTTGTACATGTGGAGCTCGCAATGGACCGTACT GTTAATCTTCCGAAAGGATATGGATATGTTGAGTTTAAGACACGGGCTGATGCTGAAAAGGCACTACTTTACATGGATGGG GCTCAAATTGATGGCAATGTTGTGCGTGCAAGGTTCACATTACCTCCACGACAGAAGGTCTCGCCACCACCTAAGCCTGTTCCTACTGCTCCGAAGAAAGATGCACCTAAAACTGACATTACTAATGCAGATGCGGAGAAGGATGGACCAAAAAGGCAAAGAGAAT CTCCTCCCCATCGGAAACCTCCACCACCCTCACCTCGTAGGAGATCCCCTATTGCTCGAAGAGGTGGATCTCCTAGACGTCTTCCAGATTCTCCTCCACGTCGACGTGCAGATTCGCCTGTTCGTCGTCGAAATGAGTCTCCTTATCGCCGTGGGGATACACCTCCAAGGCGGAGACCAGCATCCCCTGGTAGAGGCCGCTCTCCATCTCCACCTAGGAGATATAGATCCCCTGCAAG GGGTTCTCCTAGAAGGATGCGTGGTAGTCCTATTCGCAGACGTTCACCTCCTCCAAGGCGACG CACACCTCCTAGACGGGCTCGCAGTCCACCAAGAAGATCTCCACTTCGTCGCCGGAGTCGCTCTCCAATTCGTCGGCCTGCTAGGTCACGCTCAAGATCATTTTCACCTAGGAG AGGCCGTCCACCTGTTGCAAGACGCGGGAGGTCATCATCTTCTTCTGGATCTCCCAGTCCACGCAag GTCACCCGCAAGATATCAAGGAGTCGGAGTCCTAGAAG